The following proteins are encoded in a genomic region of Helicobacter macacae MIT 99-5501:
- a CDS encoding cupin domain-containing protein, which translates to MLRSAIVAGVIALSLVNITSAKEAQEIVKAGSLGGFVGDEKIFTGKVKVTKLFNDAPYRPFGGGLVEFERGARSAWHTHPAGQTLIVTKGVIITGTEQDEVQIAREGDTILCPPNLKHWHGAGDKQSGAHIALTGIKDGNNVNWLEKVSDEEYKATLKKAK; encoded by the coding sequence GTGCTAAGAAGCGCGATTGTAGCAGGCGTGATTGCGCTAAGCCTAGTAAATATCACAAGCGCAAAAGAAGCCCAAGAGATTGTGAAAGCTGGGAGTTTGGGGGGATTTGTAGGTGATGAAAAGATTTTCACAGGCAAAGTTAAGGTAACCAAACTTTTTAATGACGCACCCTATCGTCCATTTGGCGGGGGATTGGTAGAGTTTGAGCGCGGGGCTAGAAGTGCGTGGCATACACACCCTGCGGGGCAAACGCTTATCGTTACCAAAGGCGTCATCATCACAGGCACGGAGCAAGACGAGGTGCAAATCGCACGCGAAGGCGACACAATCCTTTGCCCGCCGAATTTGAAGCATTGGCACGGCGCGGGAGATAAGCAAAGTGGCGCACATATCGCGCTAACAGGCATAAAAGACGGCAATAATGTGAATTGGCTTGAGAAAGTAAGCGATGAGGAATACAAAGCCACACTAAAAAAAGCGAAGTAG
- a CDS encoding MATE family efflux transporter has product MYQNTSFTALCKHYIAPSVVSAVFFSVYAIIDGIIVGSYLGSESLAAMGLVMPFMFISFALADMIAIGSSVQISLRLGRGKAQKACEIFSACVLAIVLISYCLGLALYIGMEFLLDFMSVSESIKDLCVEYLEVIAIFMPIISLSYALDNYLRICQKGVYVMWVGVFVVLCNVALVCLFVIVLELEIFGVALAMCLGLSLGTILSLMPFFTQDLVLKFCYPKMKLKKFLTVLYNGSSEFMDTASGSLFAIFANATLLKLSGALGVAVYAAILYIDGLVVSVIMAANGSLQPLLSYFFAKRDRVQIKHILRILITINVAFSLFVLAILGIFRADFAGFFAKQNNAEFIAFMSLALLLYSFGYIAMWFNALTNGVLTAFDKPTLSMLISLSTNLIAPLAFLMILPRFWGVEGVFIVHFFAEICVLIVSVILLKKALQL; this is encoded by the coding sequence ATGTATCAAAACACAAGTTTTACCGCACTTTGTAAGCACTATATCGCCCCAAGTGTTGTATCAGCGGTATTTTTTTCGGTGTATGCCATTATTGATGGCATTATCGTGGGGAGCTATTTAGGAAGCGAGTCTTTGGCAGCTATGGGGCTTGTGATGCCTTTTATGTTTATCTCTTTTGCCCTTGCAGATATGATAGCCATAGGCTCATCGGTGCAGATTTCCCTGCGACTAGGGAGGGGCAAGGCACAAAAAGCGTGCGAGATTTTTTCAGCGTGTGTGTTGGCAATCGTGCTTATATCTTATTGCCTAGGGCTTGCACTCTACATTGGAATGGAATTTTTGCTTGATTTTATGAGCGTGAGTGAGTCTATAAAAGACTTGTGCGTGGAGTATTTAGAAGTCATCGCTATTTTTATGCCTATCATTTCGCTTTCCTACGCGCTTGATAATTATTTGCGCATTTGCCAAAAGGGCGTTTATGTTATGTGGGTTGGGGTTTTTGTCGTGCTTTGCAATGTCGCTTTGGTGTGCCTTTTTGTCATCGTGCTTGAGTTAGAGATTTTTGGTGTGGCTTTGGCAATGTGCTTAGGGCTTAGCTTAGGGACTATCCTTAGCCTAATGCCATTTTTCACGCAAGATTTGGTGCTAAAATTTTGCTATCCCAAAATGAAGCTAAAAAAGTTCTTAACCGTGCTATACAATGGAAGCTCTGAATTTATGGACACGGCTTCAGGCTCGCTATTTGCGATTTTTGCAAACGCGACACTTCTAAAGCTAAGCGGTGCGCTTGGCGTGGCAGTGTATGCGGCGATTTTATACATTGATGGGCTAGTAGTTTCTGTGATAATGGCGGCAAATGGCTCTTTGCAACCGCTTCTAAGCTATTTTTTTGCCAAGCGCGATAGAGTGCAAATCAAGCATATTTTGCGTATTTTAATCACTATAAATGTGGCGTTTTCACTCTTTGTGTTAGCTATTTTAGGCATTTTTAGGGCAGATTTTGCAGGATTTTTCGCTAAGCAAAACAATGCCGAGTTTATCGCGTTTATGTCGCTAGCCCTTTTGCTTTATAGCTTTGGCTACATTGCAATGTGGTTTAACGCCCTTACAAACGGCGTTTTGACAGCGTTTGATAAACCAACCCTCTCAATGCTCATCTCACTTAGCACAAACCTCATCGCCCCGCTTGCGTTTTTGATGATTTTGCCTAGATTTTGGGGTGTGGAGGGCGTGTTTATCGTGCATTTTTTCGCTGAAATCTGCGTGTTGATTGTAAGTGTGATTTTGCTTAAAAAAGCATTGCAATTGTAG
- a CDS encoding sugar O-acetyltransferase — MQNQLNLKELLGLENVDFSHEIFTRDINGEGINYESEGWEEMHNAISNAQKLVAHLNTGYHSREETHAILCELFGYALDKSVWVMPPFYTDFGRNIRLEKGVFINTCCTFMDRGGIEIGEGTFIAPKVNVITINHDFNPQNRSTTLCKGVKIGKRVWIGVNATILPSVSIGDNSIIAAGAVVTKSVPPNVIVGGNPAKIIREI, encoded by the coding sequence ATGCAAAATCAACTCAATTTAAAAGAATTGCTCGGCTTAGAGAATGTGGATTTTAGCCACGAAATCTTTACGCGCGACATAAATGGCGAGGGCATAAACTATGAGAGTGAGGGCTGGGAGGAAATGCACAACGCCATCTCAAATGCCCAAAAGCTCGTAGCGCACCTAAACACAGGCTATCACTCGCGCGAGGAAACACACGCGATTTTGTGCGAACTTTTTGGCTACGCGCTTGATAAAAGTGTGTGGGTTATGCCGCCCTTTTACACGGACTTTGGGCGCAATATCCGCCTTGAAAAGGGCGTGTTTATCAACACTTGCTGCACCTTTATGGATAGGGGCGGGATTGAGATTGGCGAGGGGACATTTATCGCACCAAAGGTAAATGTCATAACGATAAACCACGACTTCAATCCGCAAAATCGCTCCACCACGCTATGCAAGGGCGTGAAAATTGGCAAACGCGTGTGGATAGGCGTAAATGCCACAATCCTCCCAAGCGTTAGCATAGGGGATAACTCCATAATCGCTGCGGGTGCGGTGGTAACCAAAAGCGTCCCGCCAAATGTCATCGTAGGGGGCAATCCCGCCAAAATCATAAGGGAGATTTAG
- a CDS encoding AbrB/MazE/SpoVT family DNA-binding domain-containing protein, translating to MLAKVFKSGNSMAIRIPKGVNVEHIKAFEIQKLGDNILLKPASQGDSWQSFFKAATQFRGKIAIPNDDEPQGRDFGKIFT from the coding sequence ATGTTAGCAAAGGTTTTTAAAAGTGGCAATTCTATGGCGATTCGCATTCCTAAGGGTGTGAATGTGGAGCATATCAAGGCATTTGAGATACAAAAATTAGGCGATAATATTTTGCTAAAACCAGCATCACAAGGCGATTCGTGGCAAAGTTTTTTTAAGGCGGCAACACAATTTCGCGGGAAAATAGCAATTCCAAATGATGATGAACCGCAAGGTAGGGACTTTGGCAAAATATTTACTTGA
- a CDS encoding MarR family winged helix-turn-helix transcriptional regulator, with protein sequence MPKKNNEGFIHLGFLSRQISLMLYDELSEIYADFELDSRCAGILFMGLEDSFSQTHIASLARTDKNTIGVMIDLLQEKGLLERRQNPNNRKENLIVLTKSGQQIALSLQKKIAKKQKEILAFMTDERYSAFCRDLLEVYSVLKIKQTH encoded by the coding sequence ATGCCAAAGAAAAATAACGAGGGTTTTATCCATTTGGGCTTTTTATCTAGGCAAATCTCGCTAATGCTCTATGATGAGCTAAGCGAGATTTACGCAGATTTTGAGCTTGACTCAAGGTGTGCGGGCATACTTTTTATGGGACTAGAGGATAGCTTCTCACAAACTCATATCGCAAGTCTTGCCCGCACGGATAAAAACACTATCGGTGTGATGATAGATTTACTGCAAGAAAAGGGGCTTTTAGAGCGCAGGCAAAATCCAAACAACCGCAAGGAAAATTTGATTGTGCTGACAAAAAGCGGGCAGCAAATCGCCCTATCTTTGCAAAAAAAGATTGCCAAAAAGCAAAAAGAGATTTTAGCCTTTATGACAGATGAGCGATACAGCGCGTTTTGCAGGGATTTGCTCGAAGTATATAGTGTGCTAAAAATCAAACAAACGCACTAA
- a CDS encoding MarR family winged helix-turn-helix transcriptional regulator, which translates to MKKPITHAQIHDFNKLYYKTLGLYARLDNALGINGFLYKVLYALAISDLHTQKDIAQSYEMPKQTINNIILSLQKQGFIEVQTSPTDKREKLIALTPSGKIYAQDFIAKYTDFEQKVYEKLGAQKLQKLIEIFSDYERAFSEMLSEIYTQSAQDKGAQSTKKEQSTQNQTQQNGGAK; encoded by the coding sequence ATGAAAAAGCCAATCACGCACGCGCAAATCCACGATTTTAACAAGCTGTATTACAAAACGCTTGGCTTGTATGCGAGGCTTGATAACGCACTTGGGATAAATGGATTTCTCTACAAAGTTTTATACGCGCTTGCAATCAGCGATTTACACACGCAAAAAGACATCGCACAAAGCTATGAAATGCCAAAACAAACGATAAATAACATTATTTTATCGCTCCAAAAACAAGGATTTATCGAGGTGCAAACTAGCCCCACAGATAAGCGCGAAAAGCTCATAGCCCTCACTCCAAGTGGCAAAATCTACGCCCAAGACTTCATCGCAAAATACACGGACTTTGAGCAAAAAGTCTATGAAAAACTTGGCGCACAAAAGCTCCAAAAACTTATAGAGATTTTTAGCGACTATGAGAGGGCATTTAGCGAAATGCTAAGCGAGATTTACACGCAAAGTGCGCAAGATAAGGGAGCGCAAAGCACAAAAAAAGAGCAAAGCACCCAAAACCAAACCCAACAAAACGGAGGTGCAAAATGA
- a CDS encoding sugar O-acetyltransferase: MSKDIFERDRSGEMVDMNEPEFSKILAIIQQTQNLCYELNKLPPNSDKVRGIFSQIIGKEVGQDCWIMPPFFVDFGKNISVGKGFLLQQNCTFMDRGGIEIGDNVWIAPNVRITTINHDFNPYNRQATFCKGVKIGDRVWVGIGATICPGVSIGENSIIAAGAVVTKDVPPNVIVGGNPAKIIKTLENYKKPKEV, encoded by the coding sequence ATGAGTAAAGATATATTTGAGCGAGATAGAAGTGGGGAAATGGTGGATATGAATGAGCCTGAATTTAGCAAGATTTTAGCCATTATACAGCAAACGCAAAATCTGTGCTACGAGCTAAACAAACTCCCACCAAATAGCGATAAAGTGCGGGGGATTTTTAGCCAAATCATCGGCAAAGAAGTGGGGCAGGACTGCTGGATAATGCCGCCGTTTTTTGTGGATTTTGGCAAAAACATTAGCGTAGGCAAGGGCTTTTTGCTGCAACAAAACTGCACCTTTATGGATAGAGGCGGGATAGAAATAGGCGATAATGTGTGGATAGCCCCAAATGTGCGAATCACCACGATAAACCACGACTTCAACCCCTACAATCGCCAAGCGACATTTTGCAAAGGGGTCAAAATCGGCGATAGAGTGTGGGTAGGAATCGGTGCGACAATCTGCCCGGGCGTAAGCATAGGGGAAAACTCCATAATCGCAGCGGGTGCGGTGGTAACCAAAGATGTCCCGCCAAATGTCATCGTAGGCGGAAATCCTGCCAAAATCATAAAAACGCTTGAAAACTATAAAAAACCAAAGGAGGTGTGA
- a CDS encoding RelA/SpoT domain-containing protein: MGENDIIIAKNRVRKAGENIRNDKATPDDYKAVSLWRSIHIPIMTAMVNVINRKLTIHNLKAIIVARRLKRLTSIEFKLKRFKDMKLDRMQDIAGVRVVFKEMQQVKNFQKSMEETYLKGSRKFKLIDTKDYIASPKNDGYRSIHQIFEYKDASKMRLELQIRTQLQHYWATAVEVLGMKSKSKIKQGEGEDYYKEFFRLSSALFSCIENTTKQSEYENLSKKYICKKIATLDKQHNILKTLSGLVVSGQNIEKQVNEKNYYFIVVLNLSKNTLRIMGFRRKDFDGAKKFYDFYEQDSKENQNIDVVLISLDKFKLLKQAYPNYYLDSGSFIGVIKKEFQELGI, encoded by the coding sequence ATGGGCGAAAACGATATTATCATTGCTAAGAATAGAGTTAGAAAAGCTGGTGAAAATATAAGGAATGACAAAGCTACACCTGATGATTACAAGGCTGTATCATTGTGGCGAAGCATTCATATTCCTATTATGACAGCTATGGTAAATGTCATAAACAGAAAGCTGACTATCCATAATCTTAAAGCCATTATAGTTGCGAGACGACTAAAAAGGCTTACTTCTATTGAGTTTAAACTAAAACGATTCAAAGATATGAAACTTGATAGAATGCAAGATATTGCTGGGGTTAGGGTTGTATTTAAGGAAATGCAACAAGTTAAAAATTTTCAAAAGTCTATGGAGGAAACATATTTAAAAGGTAGTAGAAAATTTAAACTTATTGACACCAAAGACTATATAGCAAGTCCCAAAAATGACGGCTACCGCTCGATTCATCAAATATTTGAATATAAAGATGCCTCTAAAATGCGATTAGAATTACAGATTAGAACTCAACTGCAACACTATTGGGCTACTGCGGTGGAAGTTTTGGGAATGAAAAGTAAGTCAAAGATTAAGCAAGGAGAGGGGGAAGATTATTATAAGGAATTTTTTAGATTATCTAGTGCCTTATTTTCGTGCATAGAAAATACAACAAAACAAAGTGAATATGAGAATTTATCAAAAAAATATATATGCAAGAAAATCGCTACACTAGATAAACAGCACAATATTCTTAAAACTTTGTCAGGGCTAGTTGTTTCAGGGCAAAATATAGAAAAGCAAGTTAATGAAAAAAATTACTACTTTATTGTCGTGCTTAATTTGTCGAAAAATACTTTGAGAATTATGGGTTTTAGGCGAAAAGATTTTGATGGAGCAAAGAAATTTTATGATTTTTATGAGCAAGATTCAAAAGAAAATCAGAACATAGATGTCGTGTTAATTTCGCTTGATAAATTTAAATTACTTAAACAAGCTTATCCAAACTATTATTTGGATAGTGGCTCTTTTATAGGTGTTATCAAAAAAGAATTCCAAGAATTGGGCATTTAG
- a CDS encoding flavodoxin: protein MNILVAYFSASGITKEVAETIAKVASEFAGDSGKAGESSEAGKVELFEIAPKVPYSKADLDWTNEQSRTTIECKDKASRPELAKTIDIAPFSVIIIGFPVWWYNAPHIIFSFLESTDFSGKVIVPFCTSGGSGIDPAPREMQKLAPNAIVKDGEKFNFGANKSSIRRWLSSLNLEQKE from the coding sequence ATGAATATTTTAGTGGCGTATTTTAGCGCAAGTGGTATCACAAAAGAAGTGGCGGAAACTATCGCAAAGGTGGCGAGTGAGTTTGCAGGCGATAGTGGAAAGGCAGGCGAATCTAGCGAGGCGGGCAAAGTAGAGCTTTTTGAAATCGCGCCAAAAGTGCCTTACAGCAAGGCGGATTTGGACTGGACAAATGAGCAAAGTCGCACCACAATCGAGTGCAAGGACAAAGCCTCACGCCCCGAGCTTGCCAAAACTATCGACATAGCACCTTTTAGCGTGATAATCATAGGATTCCCCGTGTGGTGGTATAATGCCCCGCATATCATCTTTAGCTTTTTAGAAAGCACGGATTTTAGTGGCAAGGTTATCGTGCCATTTTGCACGAGCGGTGGGAGCGGTATCGACCCTGCACCGCGCGAAATGCAAAAACTCGCACCAAATGCGATAGTCAAAGATGGAGAGAAGTTTAACTTCGGGGCAAACAAGTCAAGTATCCGCAGGTGGCTCTCTAGCCTAAATTTAGAGCAAAAGGAGTGA
- a CDS encoding DMT family transporter encodes MNAWIVLGVAIVCEICATSSLKYSAISGNKLFIALFALFMGASFALLFQAIKSIDLSIAYAVWSGVGLVLVGVVGFVVFREEVSVIKLLCMAFIIIGVVGLKLLSKA; translated from the coding sequence ATGAATGCGTGGATTGTGCTGGGAGTGGCGATTGTGTGTGAGATATGCGCGACTAGCTCGCTTAAATACAGCGCGATAAGTGGCAACAAACTCTTTATCGCGCTTTTCGCGCTCTTTATGGGTGCGAGCTTCGCCTTGCTTTTTCAAGCAATCAAAAGCATTGACTTAAGCATAGCTTACGCTGTGTGGAGTGGAGTGGGGCTTGTGCTAGTGGGAGTGGTGGGCTTTGTGGTGTTTAGAGAGGAAGTAAGCGTGATAAAGTTGCTTTGTATGGCATTTATAATCATCGGCGTAGTAGGGCTAAAGCTCCTCTCAAAAGCATAG
- a CDS encoding aldo/keto reductase: protein MQNLDNEKRREFMRRMCAAAVIGGSFVACGDSNKSDLSASDSSESSTGNSSDLPTNSANSANLKGILGESYTLSNGVKIPKLGLGLWRIENEKVPNVISEAIKVGYRHFDSAQAYENEVGTGEGVRAAIKGGLKREEIFVTTKVRAEHKTYESATKSIDESLSKLGLDFIDLMLIHSPQPWNDFRGGDYSQGNIEAWRALEDAHKAGKIRSIGVSNFLQKDLENIFANCTIKPMANQILTHIGNTAFDLIAYCKAQGLVVEAYSPIAHGELLRDEQIQKMAQKYGVSAPQLCIRYALEIGTIPLPKSVNPAHIASNAQVDFAISEADLDTLKKMKFKDYGEHSYFPVFSGK, encoded by the coding sequence ATGCAGAATTTAGACAATGAAAAACGGCGCGAATTTATGCGCAGAATGTGTGCGGCGGCTGTGATTGGCGGTAGCTTTGTGGCGTGTGGCGATTCAAACAAAAGCGATTTAAGCGCGAGTGATTCAAGCGAATCTAGCACGGGCAATTCAAGCGATTTACCCACAAATAGTGCAAATAGCGCGAATCTAAAAGGAATCTTAGGCGAATCCTACACCCTAAGCAATGGCGTAAAAATCCCAAAACTAGGGCTTGGACTTTGGCGAATCGAAAATGAAAAAGTGCCAAATGTCATAAGCGAAGCCATAAAAGTAGGCTATCGCCACTTTGATAGCGCACAGGCTTATGAAAACGAAGTCGGCACGGGCGAGGGCGTGAGAGCTGCGATAAAAGGCGGACTAAAGCGCGAGGAAATCTTTGTAACCACAAAAGTCCGCGCCGAGCATAAGACTTACGAATCCGCTACAAAAAGCATTGATGAATCGCTTAGCAAACTCGGGCTTGATTTTATTGACTTGATGCTGATTCATAGCCCACAGCCGTGGAATGATTTTCGCGGTGGGGACTACTCACAGGGCAATATTGAGGCGTGGCGTGCGCTAGAAGATGCGCACAAAGCGGGGAAAATCCGCTCCATTGGCGTAAGCAACTTTTTGCAAAAAGATTTGGAAAATATCTTTGCAAACTGCACCATAAAGCCTATGGCAAACCAAATCCTAACCCACATAGGCAACACGGCCTTTGACTTGATAGCCTACTGCAAGGCGCAGGGCTTGGTGGTGGAGGCTTACTCGCCTATCGCACACGGCGAACTTTTGAGAGATGAGCAAATCCAAAAAATGGCGCAAAAATACGGCGTAAGTGCGCCACAGCTTTGCATTCGCTACGCGTTAGAAATTGGCACGATTCCTCTGCCAAAAAGCGTGAATCCTGCGCATATCGCTTCAAACGCGCAAGTGGATTTTGCGATTAGTGAAGCTGATTTGGATACGCTAAAGAAAATGAAATTTAAAGACTACGGCGAACACTCATATTTCCCTGTCTTTAGCGGGAAGTAG
- the vapC gene encoding type II toxin-antitoxin system tRNA(fMet)-specific endonuclease VapC, giving the protein MMMNRKVGTLAKYLLDTNILVYVINHNPQKVFEKIATMQLGDLATCSIVASELFFGIEKSKFKAHNAKMLNQMLESLVIYDFGLKEAQIYAQIRADLEQKGQIIGNMDMLISATALANELILVTNNEREFSQIAGLRIENWTQ; this is encoded by the coding sequence ATGATGATGAACCGCAAGGTAGGGACTTTGGCAAAATATTTACTTGATACAAATATCCTTGTCTATGTGATAAATCACAATCCCCAAAAAGTCTTTGAAAAAATCGCCACAATGCAACTTGGGGATTTGGCTACTTGCTCTATTGTCGCAAGTGAGCTGTTTTTTGGCATTGAGAAGTCCAAATTTAAAGCGCACAATGCAAAAATGCTAAATCAAATGCTAGAGTCGCTTGTGATTTATGATTTTGGTTTGAAAGAAGCACAAATTTATGCGCAAATACGGGCAGATTTGGAGCAAAAAGGACAGATTATCGGCAATATGGATATGCTGATTTCTGCCACTGCTTTGGCAAATGAGCTCATTTTGGTTACAAATAATGAGCGCGAATTTAGCCAAATCGCTGGGCTTAGGATAGAAAATTGGACACAGTGA
- a CDS encoding DNA cytosine methyltransferase, whose product MSSIDNPKIEKTQKSTKQATIVSMFSGCGGMDLGFVGGFYFLNKYYKQTGFKLIWANEISSAACKTYRKNLGNHIVEGDINNELNNMPIYADIIIGGFPCQDISINGKMLGVKGVRSGLYISIVQAIRRIKPKVFVVENVGGLLLKQHRDSLNKILDDFYSLGYNLNYQPYNAEYYGVPQTRQRVIFVGTRKDLAEFIPPKPTCKIPISAKTALQDLESHPYDRDFSHIWSEAKASAEQGNRKLLADRAGYTIRAECHGNIQFHYSLPRRMSMREAARIQSFPDSFVFPCGLRETERQIGNAVPPVLAWHIANSIKSII is encoded by the coding sequence ATGTCGAGCATTGATAATCCAAAAATCGAAAAAACACAAAAATCTACGAAACAGGCAACGATTGTTTCTATGTTTTCTGGCTGTGGTGGTATGGATTTAGGTTTTGTGGGTGGGTTTTATTTTCTTAATAAATACTATAAGCAAACAGGTTTTAAACTTATTTGGGCAAATGAAATTAGCAGTGCGGCGTGTAAAACATATAGAAAAAATTTAGGTAATCACATTGTTGAAGGGGATATTAACAATGAGTTAAATAATATGCCAATATATGCGGATATTATTATTGGTGGTTTTCCTTGCCAAGATATATCTATAAATGGTAAAATGCTCGGAGTTAAAGGGGTAAGAAGTGGTTTATATATCAGCATTGTTCAGGCGATTAGGCGTATTAAGCCAAAAGTATTTGTAGTAGAAAATGTTGGTGGATTATTATTAAAACAACATAGAGATTCTCTTAATAAAATTTTAGACGATTTTTATTCATTGGGTTATAACCTTAACTATCAACCCTATAATGCTGAGTATTATGGAGTTCCTCAAACTAGACAAAGAGTTATTTTTGTTGGAACTAGAAAAGATTTAGCTGAATTTATTCCACCGAAACCTACTTGTAAAATTCCCATAAGCGCAAAAACTGCCTTGCAAGATTTAGAATCACACCCTTATGATAGGGACTTTTCACATATTTGGAGTGAGGCAAAAGCTAGTGCAGAGCAAGGCAATAGAAAATTACTCGCTGATAGGGCAGGATATACCATAAGGGCAGAATGTCATGGGAATATACAATTTCATTATTCTTTACCTAGACGAATGTCAATGCGTGAAGCAGCCAGAATACAATCATTCCCTGATAGCTTTGTGTTTCCTTGCGGATTAAGGGAGACGGAACGACAAATAGGCAATGCTGTTCCACCTGTTTTGGCGTGGCACATTGCCAACTCTATCAAATCTATAATTTAA
- a CDS encoding YceI family protein: protein MKRLLKIVGICIVVCGLGLGGAVLFSNASRGEFITQKSGIHFRMIKFGFIEVLGEFREFHAQGIVQNGKVVELKGTIDATSVDSKNEVRDEKIRAQELLNVAQNPVIAFEMIEFASSQNGDDKDSDDMGTGTIVGNLTLNGITKQVALKSHIKLDNALSLRTRINVKDFGMSNFPVVSDEVEISANIALGE, encoded by the coding sequence ATGAAAAGATTACTAAAAATTGTCGGGATATGTATCGTAGTATGCGGACTTGGACTAGGTGGCGCAGTGCTTTTTAGCAATGCTAGTAGAGGCGAGTTTATCACCCAAAAGAGCGGTATCCACTTTAGGATGATAAAGTTTGGCTTTATCGAAGTTCTTGGTGAGTTTAGGGAGTTTCACGCGCAAGGCATAGTGCAAAATGGCAAAGTCGTGGAGCTAAAAGGCACGATAGATGCGACTTCTGTGGATAGCAAAAATGAAGTGCGAGATGAAAAAATCCGCGCACAAGAGCTGCTTAATGTCGCGCAAAATCCTGTGATAGCGTTTGAGATGATAGAGTTTGCCTCCTCGCAAAATGGCGATGATAAAGACAGCGATGATATGGGCACAGGCACTATTGTGGGCAATCTCACGCTAAATGGCATAACAAAGCAAGTAGCCCTAAAATCTCACATTAAGCTAGATAACGCACTATCGCTTCGCACGCGCATAAATGTCAAGGATTTTGGTATGTCAAACTTTCCTGTCGTGAGTGATGAAGTAGAGATTAGCGCGAATATCGCTTTAGGGGAGTAG
- a CDS encoding DsbA family protein: protein MKKFTIIQYTDPMCIWCYALDVALRKIEFSNANSVEIQNTLGLLVRDYSDIIGNDEFTPLRLQKLKVQMKSHFLDAAGRAGLPINIAHLEQKQPRDITSLPASLAIEAMKIVDERLQGAYLRRVREAFHSDGLNTSDESVLLDLAGEFLSDLNAFRNALQNGEAQNALDKDLQQCYAKGVRSFPTMEIVYEGKHQIIAGFMGYEELKEHISRLTQGEFIPQEKGFSDENLLEFVGRFARVSESEATNALSVDKTTLKECVERLCSAGILAKQNCGESYFITLAQNSSCHNGQCQNALFA from the coding sequence ATGAAAAAATTTACAATTATCCAATACACCGACCCTATGTGTATTTGGTGCTACGCACTAGATGTTGCGTTGCGCAAAATTGAGTTTAGCAATGCTAATAGCGTGGAGATTCAAAATACACTCGGGCTTTTGGTGCGCGATTATAGCGACATTATCGGCAATGATGAATTTACGCCTCTGCGACTTCAAAAGTTAAAAGTGCAGATGAAAAGCCACTTTTTAGACGCCGCAGGGCGCGCAGGACTGCCTATAAACATAGCACATTTGGAGCAAAAACAGCCTCGCGATATAACCTCTCTGCCCGCAAGCCTTGCAATAGAGGCGATGAAAATCGTAGATGAGAGATTGCAAGGAGCGTATTTGCGCCGTGTGCGTGAGGCTTTTCACAGCGATGGGCTAAACACAAGCGATGAGAGCGTCTTGCTAGATTTGGCAGGCGAGTTTTTAAGCGATTTGAATGCGTTTAGAAACGCCTTGCAAAATGGCGAAGCACAAAATGCGCTTGATAAAGATTTGCAGCAATGCTACGCAAAGGGTGTGCGCTCATTTCCCACTATGGAGATTGTGTATGAGGGCAAGCACCAAATAATTGCTGGCTTTATGGGCTATGAGGAGCTAAAGGAGCATATTTCTAGGCTTACGCAGGGTGAATTTATCCCGCAAGAGAAGGGATTTAGCGATGAAAATCTGCTTGAATTTGTGGGGCGATTTGCTCGTGTGAGTGAGAGTGAGGCTACAAACGCGCTTAGCGTGGATAAAACTACGCTTAAAGAGTGCGTAGAAAGGCTATGTAGTGCGGGCATACTTGCAAAGCAGAATTGTGGGGAAAGCTACTTTATCACGCTAGCACAAAACTCTAGCTGTCATAATGGGCAGTGTCAAAACGCGCTTTTTGCGTGA